The following proteins come from a genomic window of Corynebacterium falsenii:
- a CDS encoding glycosyltransferase family 4 protein, producing MKIVLLCWRDTNHPEGGGSERYLQRVAAYLADQGHQVIFRTAKYPGSARREVVTVDEDGTTPHAPVVFSRGGSNLSVYPRALAVLLAARLGIKRIGFGRFSHRLPLADMGRPDVVVDTQNGVPFFASLVSGAPTVVLTHHCHREQWSVAGPFLSRLGWFIESRLSPLIHRRSPWVTVSAPSADELAELGIPRDHVRIIRNGIDPVPASLIPDAPPRQTSSASDGTSTVHLVALSRLVPHKQIEHALDALAVVIRTHPNVRLDVIGDGWWSEKLREHARDLGVEGHVVFHGHVSEELKHLLLDRAAIHVMPSRKEGWGLAVIEAAQHGVPTVGYASSAGLRDSIVDGTTGLLCGSPGGLINAVEYLLDHPEEAERMGANAKARAQEFSWEATGQAWEQLLRQLGS from the coding sequence ATGAAAATAGTGCTTCTGTGCTGGCGAGACACCAACCACCCCGAAGGCGGTGGCAGCGAACGCTACCTCCAAAGGGTCGCCGCCTACCTCGCCGACCAGGGGCACCAGGTCATCTTCCGCACCGCTAAGTACCCCGGCTCCGCCCGCCGCGAGGTCGTCACCGTCGACGAGGATGGCACGACGCCCCACGCGCCCGTCGTCTTTTCCCGCGGCGGCAGCAATCTCTCGGTCTACCCGCGCGCCCTCGCGGTTCTCCTTGCCGCACGCCTCGGCATCAAGCGCATCGGGTTCGGCCGCTTCTCTCACCGCTTGCCGCTGGCGGACATGGGCCGCCCGGATGTGGTCGTGGATACGCAGAACGGCGTGCCGTTCTTCGCCTCCCTCGTCTCCGGCGCGCCGACCGTCGTGCTCACCCACCATTGCCACCGCGAGCAGTGGTCGGTCGCCGGCCCGTTCCTGTCCCGCCTGGGCTGGTTCATCGAGTCGCGCCTGTCGCCCCTGATCCACCGCCGTTCGCCCTGGGTGACCGTCTCCGCTCCCTCCGCCGACGAGCTCGCTGAACTCGGGATCCCCCGCGATCACGTGCGTATTATCCGCAATGGCATCGATCCCGTTCCGGCGTCTCTCATACCCGACGCCCCACCGCGCCAAACTTCCTCCGCCAGCGATGGGACCTCAACGGTGCACCTCGTTGCACTTTCCAGGTTGGTGCCTCACAAGCAGATCGAGCACGCCCTCGACGCCCTCGCAGTTGTCATCCGCACGCATCCGAACGTGCGGCTGGACGTGATCGGCGATGGCTGGTGGTCGGAGAAGCTGCGCGAGCACGCCCGCGACCTAGGCGTGGAAGGGCACGTGGTGTTCCACGGTCACGTGTCTGAGGAGCTGAAGCATTTGCTCCTGGACCGGGCCGCGATCCACGTCATGCCGTCCCGCAAGGAGGGCTGGGGCTTGGCGGTTATCGAAGCCGCGCAGCACGGGGTGCCCACGGTGGGCTATGCCTCATCGGCTGGTCTGCGGGATTCCATTGTGGATGGCACCACGGGCCTGCTGTGTGGCTCGCCCGGCGGGCTCATCAATGCTGTGGAGTATCTGCTGGATCACCCCGAGGAGGCCGAGCGGATGGGCGCCAATGCGAAGGCCCGCGCCCAGGAGTTCTCTTGGGAGGCTACGGGTCAGGCGTGGGAGCAGTTGTTGCGCCAGCTTGGCTCTTGA
- a CDS encoding alpha-(1->3)-arabinofuranosyltransferase domain-containing protein: MMSPSAASPRGGSTMVDATTPPHAPLSRRTLALCALAWGLFAFLQSPGLISADTKLDLTADPWGFLRQALYPWTDTFPLGQLQNQAYGYLFPHGLFFALLSWLPAWIVQRLWWTLLLWLAFAGTVRLLEAAGDRGIGSRSSRVIAGILFALSPRILTTLGAISSEAWVCALVPWVLLFVVRAVSAGSYSGRHSSAGGAGSATSATGAGSATGASAREPGGRLPKRYLATQGLLGGVAILCLGAVNAVATAVAVIPAALFWLSAVVGFGAGSSGASSAAGAAGSRRAAVLRAAQRRRALYFGMWWIPAGVLATFWWIGPLILLGKYSPPFTDYIESASLTTRWLNPMEVLRGATSWTPFISAERPAGNALVTEPVFIVATLIVALIGLWGLSRPGLAFAGRWLLILLVGMSAMIVAVAPFSPIAEPVREFLDGAGAPLRNLHKFDPVVRIALVVGIAHGLRGLEWPGRSRNKWVAWRNPEKNPQVVKAIAVSLLLAVATAPGWSGQLPAADAYRGVPRYWIEAARWLNEHAQASPGHVTPRTMILPEARFARQTWGNTRDEPAQPLLDVPWVVRDSVPLVQPEAIRALDGVQQQLNTGVAIPSLSGTLWSQGVGYVLVRRDLTRAADTPGAKQVDKTLQYSGGFTPVATFGGESGQNRDKSGATDEQITIYRVDPTPAPAAGTAGDLRIIDTRNVEVVSAGPEALPRLNSADGALGRTGTPRTRILAGQAPDDAALAPSQTATDTPALREHNYGNVTHADSEIRSSKDPSSLLNPITDYPVRNTSSPDNTPLPASDYTQVVGTGGAVVASSTAASPTSFGGAETYSSATSAVDGSTFTAWRPAPGQAAGQYIEFQLPKAYANLGLELRTQGSLARVQVTTYLRHNDQHPDQIGERIDPSQAQGSVVASTTATVRSGEDNVITVPAGLADTVRVTIVGTFGDFGISSATVISTQGDSTTNVTPHRVPTLPEWPTDPTHPAPNRWVYGQEIPEGVMTREFTVPATVGGGTPERPGELPVVVHTDRCVRGQDARVTIDGVAHPCGEVFTLTAGPHRLEAKDRWVSLTVAEPLYGAAVRETPSAQPLTQSDTPAGTPDGHGEQSTNLAASDQQRILFSPSQANPGRVATLDGTRLTPVTVNGWQQGWIVPAGASGLVTITFAGTHLYRAWLLAGAAAAVLLLLAAALMVFSSRRHPTPSRLPVAAVTTSEPSARRGIRRYAFPVAFGTSSFVLVLLAARGPWGGLSYAGDSWLVAGATGVAVASVVLRSVLRWVPRSRQRASTPFHQELIQRREGSSTSE; this comes from the coding sequence ATGATGTCTCCCTCCGCCGCATCCCCGCGTGGAGGATCCACCATGGTCGACGCCACCACGCCCCCACACGCCCCACTCAGCCGTAGGACCCTTGCGCTGTGTGCTCTGGCATGGGGGCTTTTTGCTTTTCTGCAATCGCCGGGGCTGATCAGCGCGGACACGAAGCTCGACCTCACGGCTGACCCGTGGGGGTTCCTCCGCCAAGCCCTCTACCCGTGGACGGACACGTTCCCGCTGGGGCAGCTGCAGAACCAGGCCTACGGTTACCTGTTCCCGCACGGCTTGTTTTTTGCGCTGCTGAGCTGGCTCCCGGCGTGGATTGTGCAGCGCTTGTGGTGGACGCTGCTGCTGTGGCTTGCGTTTGCCGGAACGGTGCGGCTGCTGGAGGCGGCTGGCGATCGGGGGATCGGCAGCCGCAGCTCGCGCGTGATCGCGGGCATCCTGTTTGCGCTGTCGCCGCGCATCCTCACCACTCTTGGAGCGATTAGTTCCGAGGCGTGGGTGTGCGCGCTCGTGCCGTGGGTGCTGCTGTTCGTGGTGCGCGCGGTGAGTGCGGGAAGTTATTCGGGGCGGCACAGCAGCGCAGGTGGTGCTGGCAGCGCTACCAGCGCTACCGGGGCTGGCAGCGCCACCGGGGCGAGTGCTCGCGAGCCGGGCGGCCGCCTGCCGAAGCGCTATCTCGCAACGCAGGGGTTGCTCGGCGGCGTGGCGATCCTGTGCCTCGGCGCGGTTAACGCGGTGGCCACGGCCGTGGCTGTTATTCCGGCGGCACTGTTTTGGCTGTCGGCCGTGGTGGGCTTCGGCGCGGGAAGCAGCGGTGCCAGCAGTGCCGCCGGTGCCGCCGGCTCGCGGCGCGCTGCAGTCTTGCGAGCAGCCCAGCGGCGGCGCGCTCTGTACTTCGGCATGTGGTGGATCCCCGCCGGAGTGCTCGCCACCTTCTGGTGGATCGGCCCGCTGATTCTGCTGGGCAAGTACTCTCCTCCGTTCACCGACTACATCGAGTCGGCCTCGCTGACCACGCGCTGGCTCAACCCGATGGAGGTGCTGCGCGGAGCCACGAGCTGGACGCCGTTCATCTCCGCAGAACGCCCGGCCGGAAATGCACTGGTCACCGAGCCAGTGTTCATCGTCGCCACGCTCATCGTTGCCCTCATCGGCCTGTGGGGGCTGTCCCGGCCGGGGTTGGCCTTTGCTGGCCGCTGGCTGCTCATCCTGCTGGTGGGCATGTCGGCAATGATCGTGGCCGTGGCCCCCTTCTCCCCCATCGCCGAACCTGTCCGGGAGTTCCTCGACGGTGCCGGCGCCCCGCTGCGTAACCTGCACAAGTTCGATCCGGTGGTGCGCATCGCCCTGGTGGTGGGCATCGCCCACGGGCTCCGTGGCCTGGAATGGCCGGGGCGTTCGCGGAACAAGTGGGTGGCCTGGCGCAACCCGGAGAAAAACCCGCAGGTCGTCAAGGCCATCGCCGTGAGCCTGCTGCTGGCCGTGGCCACCGCCCCCGGGTGGTCCGGGCAGCTTCCCGCCGCCGACGCCTACCGCGGCGTCCCCCGCTACTGGATCGAGGCCGCGCGGTGGCTCAACGAGCATGCTCAGGCCTCGCCGGGGCATGTCACCCCGCGCACGATGATCCTGCCGGAGGCCCGGTTTGCACGCCAGACCTGGGGCAACACCAGGGACGAACCCGCTCAGCCACTGCTCGACGTGCCGTGGGTGGTCCGCGATTCCGTCCCGCTGGTGCAGCCGGAGGCCATCCGTGCGCTCGACGGTGTGCAGCAGCAGCTCAACACCGGCGTGGCCATCCCTTCACTGTCTGGCACCCTGTGGAGCCAGGGCGTGGGTTACGTTCTGGTCCGCAGGGACCTCACGCGGGCAGCTGACACCCCGGGCGCCAAGCAGGTGGACAAAACGCTGCAATACTCCGGCGGTTTCACACCCGTGGCCACCTTTGGCGGCGAGAGCGGTCAGAACCGCGACAAGTCGGGCGCCACAGACGAGCAGATCACGATCTACCGGGTCGACCCCACCCCAGCTCCCGCTGCTGGCACCGCCGGCGATCTGCGCATCATCGACACCCGCAACGTCGAGGTCGTCTCCGCCGGCCCCGAAGCCCTCCCCCGCCTCAACTCCGCTGACGGCGCCCTGGGCCGCACCGGCACCCCGCGCACCCGCATCCTCGCCGGGCAAGCCCCGGACGATGCCGCCCTGGCGCCATCCCAGACCGCCACCGACACCCCTGCCCTCCGGGAGCACAACTACGGCAACGTCACCCACGCGGATTCGGAGATCCGGTCATCCAAGGACCCCTCTTCGCTACTCAACCCCATCACCGACTACCCGGTCCGCAACACCTCCAGCCCGGACAACACTCCCCTCCCCGCCAGCGACTACACCCAGGTCGTGGGCACCGGTGGGGCCGTGGTGGCATCGTCCACGGCGGCGTCGCCTACCTCATTCGGAGGCGCCGAGACCTACTCCTCGGCCACCTCAGCGGTCGATGGTTCCACTTTCACCGCGTGGCGCCCCGCCCCCGGGCAAGCCGCGGGCCAGTACATCGAGTTCCAGCTCCCGAAGGCTTACGCCAACCTGGGCCTCGAGCTGCGCACCCAAGGGTCGCTGGCGCGCGTGCAGGTCACCACGTACCTGCGCCACAACGACCAGCACCCCGATCAGATCGGTGAGCGCATCGACCCCTCGCAGGCACAGGGGTCCGTGGTCGCCAGCACGACTGCCACGGTGCGCTCCGGCGAGGATAACGTGATCACCGTGCCCGCTGGCCTGGCCGATACCGTGCGCGTGACGATCGTGGGCACCTTCGGTGACTTCGGCATTTCTTCGGCCACGGTCATCAGCACGCAGGGCGATTCCACCACGAACGTCACTCCCCACCGGGTGCCCACGCTGCCGGAGTGGCCCACCGACCCGACCCACCCGGCGCCGAACCGCTGGGTCTACGGCCAGGAGATCCCCGAGGGTGTCATGACCCGCGAGTTCACCGTGCCCGCCACGGTCGGCGGCGGCACCCCGGAGCGCCCCGGTGAGCTTCCGGTGGTGGTGCACACGGATCGCTGCGTGCGGGGCCAGGATGCTCGCGTGACCATCGACGGAGTGGCACACCCCTGCGGAGAGGTCTTCACCCTCACCGCGGGCCCGCACAGGTTGGAGGCCAAGGATCGGTGGGTGTCGCTGACCGTGGCCGAGCCGCTGTATGGCGCCGCCGTGCGCGAGACCCCGTCCGCGCAGCCGCTCACCCAGTCTGACACCCCGGCTGGAACCCCGGACGGCCACGGCGAGCAGTCCACGAACCTCGCCGCCTCGGATCAGCAGCGCATCCTGTTCTCCCCGTCGCAGGCGAACCCCGGCCGCGTGGCCACGTTGGACGGCACGCGCCTCACGCCCGTCACGGTCAACGGTTGGCAGCAGGGTTGGATTGTGCCCGCGGGTGCGTCTGGCCTGGTCACGATCACGTTCGCGGGTACGCACCTGTACCGCGCGTGGCTGCTGGCCGGGGCCGCCGCGGCGGTGCTGTTGCTCCTGGCCGCAGCGCTCATGGTCTTTTCTTCTCGACGCCACCCCACGCCATCCCGCCTCCCGGTCGCTGCAGTGACCACCAGTGAGCCCTCGGCACGCAGAGGCATCAGGCGGTACGCGTTCCCCGTGGCGTTCGGCACCTCGAGCTTCGTGCTGGTGCTGCTCGCCGCGCGTGGCCCGTGGGGCGGGCTGAGCTATGCCGGCGATTCGTGGCTGGTGGCCGGGGCGACCGGCGTGGCCGTGGCCTCCGTGGTGCTGCGCTCAGTGCTGCGCTGGGTGCCGCGTTCCCGCCAGCGCGCGTCCACACCCTTCCACCAAGAGTTGATCCAGCGGCGCGAAGGCTCCTCCACCAGCGAGTAA
- a CDS encoding 3-hydroxyacyl-CoA dehydrogenase NAD-binding domain-containing protein, whose amino-acid sequence MSENMFGWDVDADGILTLTMDDPNAPVNTMNQTFQDALTPTVEKIKSGVESGEIKGVVITSAKKTFFAGGDIKSMIKATPADAEALTKQIDGMKADLRALETLGVPVVAAMNGAALGGGLEIALATHHRIATDAKGAKFGLPEVTLGLLPGGGGVTRVVRMLGIQDALMKVLTTGKQFTAEAAVKAGLIDEVVPADQLIDTAKTWIKNNPEATQPWDQKGYKIPGGTPSTPALAQFLPSFPANVTKQIKGAPMPAPKAILKAAVEGAQLRNIEEATRVETRYFVELVTGPTAKNMMQAFFFDLQYINGGGSRPKNASGEKFEKTQFKKLGMVGAGMMGAGIAYVAAKAGMEVVLKDIKIEAAEKGKSYSEGLEKKALERGRTTEEKSKALLDRIKPTTDYADLSDCDIVIEAVFENTELKHKVWAEIEAAVPSDCVLGTNTSTLPITGLAEGVERKGDFIGIHFFSPVDKMPLIELISGEQTEDATLAKALDFAAQIRKTPIVVNDSRGFYTSRVIGFFLNEAMRMLVEGVDPAVIEAAGRQAGYPAPPLQLQDELNLKLARKINSETKAAQEAAGISVDDGGVTGIIDKMLDEYDRPGKLEGKGFYEYNEEGRRTGLWRGLWDELGAGTVKVADAESALSGHGLDTAAAGAVKKAAGHASAGDGNEEGISTGTPAGADVPAEAPAFIDLIERMLFSEALETQKCLDEGVLTSDADANIGSIMGIGFPAWTGGTRQYIKNYARPAAATLPEGKTADVDGGDYPTTGVAGFVARAEELAAKYGERFTPLDSLKG is encoded by the coding sequence ATGAGCGAGAACATGTTCGGATGGGACGTGGATGCTGACGGCATCCTCACCCTCACCATGGACGACCCCAACGCGCCGGTCAACACCATGAACCAGACCTTCCAGGACGCGCTGACCCCCACCGTGGAAAAGATCAAGTCCGGCGTGGAATCCGGCGAGATCAAGGGCGTGGTCATCACCAGCGCGAAGAAGACCTTCTTCGCCGGCGGCGACATCAAGTCCATGATCAAGGCCACCCCGGCAGACGCCGAAGCCCTCACCAAACAGATCGACGGCATGAAGGCTGACCTGCGCGCACTCGAAACCCTCGGCGTGCCCGTGGTCGCGGCGATGAACGGCGCGGCGCTCGGCGGCGGCCTCGAGATCGCCCTGGCGACCCACCACCGCATCGCCACCGACGCGAAGGGCGCCAAGTTCGGCCTGCCCGAAGTCACCCTCGGCCTGCTGCCCGGCGGTGGCGGCGTGACCCGCGTGGTGCGCATGCTCGGCATCCAGGACGCCCTCATGAAGGTCCTGACCACTGGCAAGCAGTTCACCGCCGAGGCCGCCGTGAAGGCCGGGCTCATCGACGAGGTCGTGCCCGCCGACCAACTCATCGACACCGCCAAGACCTGGATCAAGAACAACCCCGAAGCAACCCAGCCCTGGGACCAGAAGGGCTACAAGATCCCCGGCGGCACCCCCTCCACCCCGGCGCTGGCGCAGTTCCTGCCCAGCTTCCCGGCGAACGTCACCAAGCAGATCAAGGGCGCCCCGATGCCCGCGCCGAAGGCCATCCTCAAGGCCGCTGTGGAAGGCGCGCAGCTGCGCAACATCGAAGAAGCCACCCGCGTGGAAACCCGCTACTTCGTGGAACTGGTCACCGGCCCGACCGCGAAGAACATGATGCAGGCATTCTTCTTCGACCTGCAGTACATCAACGGCGGCGGCTCCCGCCCGAAGAACGCCTCCGGCGAGAAGTTCGAAAAGACCCAGTTCAAGAAGCTGGGCATGGTCGGCGCCGGCATGATGGGCGCAGGCATCGCCTACGTGGCGGCCAAGGCCGGCATGGAAGTTGTGCTCAAGGACATCAAGATCGAGGCCGCGGAAAAGGGCAAGTCCTACTCCGAGGGCCTGGAGAAGAAGGCCCTGGAGCGCGGCCGCACCACCGAGGAGAAGTCCAAGGCGCTGCTGGACCGCATCAAGCCCACCACCGACTACGCAGACCTGTCCGACTGTGACATCGTCATCGAGGCCGTGTTCGAGAACACCGAGCTCAAGCACAAGGTCTGGGCCGAAATCGAGGCCGCTGTGCCCTCCGATTGCGTGCTCGGCACCAACACCTCCACCCTGCCCATCACCGGCCTGGCCGAGGGCGTGGAGCGCAAGGGTGACTTCATCGGCATCCACTTCTTCTCCCCCGTGGACAAGATGCCGCTCATCGAGCTGATCTCCGGCGAGCAGACCGAGGACGCCACCCTGGCCAAGGCCCTCGACTTCGCCGCCCAGATCCGCAAGACCCCCATCGTGGTCAACGACTCCCGCGGCTTCTACACCTCGCGCGTCATCGGCTTCTTCCTCAACGAAGCTATGCGCATGCTCGTCGAAGGCGTGGACCCGGCAGTCATCGAGGCAGCAGGCCGCCAGGCAGGCTACCCCGCCCCGCCGCTGCAGCTGCAGGACGAGCTGAACCTCAAGCTGGCCCGCAAGATCAACTCCGAGACCAAGGCAGCCCAGGAGGCCGCTGGCATCTCCGTGGACGATGGCGGTGTGACCGGCATCATCGACAAGATGCTCGACGAGTACGACCGCCCCGGCAAGCTCGAGGGCAAGGGCTTCTACGAGTACAACGAGGAAGGCCGCCGCACCGGCCTGTGGCGCGGCCTGTGGGACGAGCTGGGCGCTGGCACCGTCAAGGTCGCCGATGCCGAGTCCGCCCTCTCCGGCCACGGCCTGGACACCGCTGCCGCAGGTGCCGTGAAGAAGGCTGCAGGCCACGCCTCCGCCGGCGACGGCAACGAAGAGGGCATCTCCACCGGCACCCCCGCCGGCGCGGACGTGCCCGCCGAGGCTCCGGCCTTCATCGACCTGATCGAGCGCATGCTGTTCAGCGAGGCTCTGGAGACCCAGAAGTGCCTCGATGAAGGCGTGCTGACCAGCGATGCAGATGCCAACATCGGCTCCATCATGGGCATCGGCTTCCCCGCATGGACCGGCGGCACGCGCCAGTACATCAAGAACTACGCGCGCCCGGCCGCCGCTACTTTGCCGGAGGGCAAGACCGCTGACGTTGACGGCGGGGACTACCCGACCACCGGCGTTGCAGGTTTCGTTGCCCGCGCCGAGGAGCTGGCCGCCAAGTACGGCGAGCGCTTCACCCCGCTGGATTCCCTGAAGGGCTAG
- a CDS encoding DUF3068 domain-containing protein gives MRKFFAYAAVVLGAMLLVFAIALPTYVVPKGKVLPLDVVSTTATDPTPGNLLDASALASGKPVQDNGSKPECQGKNPQISCFMWKGLDMQSQRFTTAQEPSNDKVITLEVGQTLFRNDREEPKNLLSASIDRVTLDRKTQMPVPDPVSTVQINAPAQSGPGEVKASVAPFTRTGITYQFPMGTDRKSYDYFDMQILKARPIDFVGEEEQDGQKVYRFEQTVPPTELYSAIRERLEQDGDISVADEGTLAALRLKFPAKVWGLTEDQIRKNNVTDNEPPVEETDAEEAVDARDKKEDDLGPEVEMSRYYTVHRTIWVQPDTGVIVNGNEDVFQYYAQDQAEADEIAKNRDQEIANPTRTATFYPGKWNQASKDAQMDKAMEGKNKLRLMGTILPWTLGIIGVLLLVVGFVLARGSKRSAAAGEEYDHYEHGNNHGNSFDNR, from the coding sequence ATGAGGAAGTTTTTCGCCTACGCGGCGGTTGTGCTCGGCGCCATGCTTCTGGTTTTCGCCATTGCACTGCCCACTTACGTAGTCCCCAAGGGCAAGGTTCTACCCCTCGACGTGGTCTCGACGACCGCCACCGACCCCACGCCCGGTAACCTCCTGGATGCCTCCGCACTCGCCTCCGGCAAGCCCGTTCAAGACAACGGCTCCAAGCCCGAGTGCCAAGGCAAGAACCCCCAGATCAGCTGCTTTATGTGGAAGGGCCTGGACATGCAGTCCCAGCGCTTCACCACTGCCCAGGAGCCCTCGAACGACAAGGTCATCACCCTCGAGGTCGGCCAGACTCTGTTCCGCAACGACCGGGAGGAGCCGAAAAACCTGCTCAGCGCCTCCATCGACCGCGTGACCCTGGATCGCAAGACCCAGATGCCCGTACCGGACCCCGTATCCACCGTGCAGATCAACGCCCCGGCGCAGAGCGGCCCGGGTGAGGTGAAGGCATCCGTGGCACCGTTTACCCGCACGGGTATCACTTACCAGTTCCCCATGGGCACTGACCGGAAGTCCTACGACTACTTCGACATGCAGATCCTCAAGGCCCGCCCGATCGACTTCGTGGGCGAGGAAGAGCAAGACGGCCAGAAGGTTTACCGCTTCGAGCAGACCGTGCCGCCGACCGAGCTGTACTCCGCGATCCGCGAGCGCCTGGAGCAAGATGGCGACATCTCCGTGGCCGACGAAGGCACCCTGGCCGCGCTGCGCCTGAAGTTCCCCGCCAAGGTGTGGGGACTTACCGAGGATCAGATCCGCAAGAACAACGTCACGGACAACGAGCCGCCGGTGGAAGAGACTGACGCCGAAGAAGCCGTGGACGCACGCGACAAGAAGGAAGACGACCTCGGCCCCGAGGTGGAGATGAGCCGCTACTACACCGTGCACCGCACCATCTGGGTGCAGCCGGACACAGGCGTGATCGTCAACGGTAACGAGGACGTGTTCCAGTACTACGCGCAGGACCAGGCCGAGGCGGACGAGATCGCGAAGAACCGCGACCAGGAGATCGCCAACCCCACCCGCACCGCGACCTTCTACCCCGGTAAGTGGAACCAGGCTTCCAAGGATGCACAGATGGACAAGGCCATGGAGGGCAAGAACAAGCTGCGCCTCATGGGCACCATCCTGCCGTGGACCTTGGGCATCATCGGCGTGCTGCTGCTCGTCGTGGGATTCGTGCTGGCCCGCGGTTCCAAGCGCAGCGCCGCTGCCGGTGAGGAGTACGACCACTACGAGCACGGCAACAACCACGGCAACAGCTTCGACAACCGTTAG
- a CDS encoding acetyl-CoA C-acetyltransferase, with protein MTSNTGAPEAFIYDAVRTPRGKGKPGGSLHTVKPVDLLSGLIEALVERNPGIDPNAISDVIAGCVTPVGDQGMDIARTAALNAGLPYTATGLQINRYCASGLTAVNLGAQKIRSGWDDLVFVGGVESMSRVPMGSDGGALALDPNSNFYNDFVPQGISADVIASLDGVTREQLDTYAARSHERAAKAWEEGRFDRTVVPVKDQNGVTLLDRDETIRPGTTVEGLSGLKPAFAAIGRDGGFDAVAQTKYPQLERINHVHHAGNSSGIVDGAALLAIGSEKAGKDFGLTPRARVVSVATSGVEPTIMLTAPAPASRAALAKAGLKPEDIDIWEINEAFSSVVLRAQRELNIPDEKLNVSGGAIAMGHPLGATGAIITGTAVDELHRTGGRYALITLCVAAGMGVATIIERI; from the coding sequence ATGACCAGTAACACTGGCGCCCCAGAGGCCTTCATCTACGACGCCGTCCGCACCCCCCGAGGCAAGGGAAAGCCAGGCGGATCCCTCCACACCGTCAAGCCCGTTGACCTGCTCAGCGGCCTCATCGAGGCCCTCGTCGAGCGCAACCCGGGCATCGACCCCAACGCCATCAGTGACGTCATCGCAGGCTGCGTGACCCCCGTCGGCGACCAGGGCATGGACATCGCCCGCACCGCCGCCCTCAACGCCGGCCTGCCGTACACCGCCACCGGCCTGCAGATCAACCGCTACTGCGCCTCCGGCCTCACCGCCGTGAACCTCGGCGCACAGAAGATCCGCTCCGGCTGGGACGACCTCGTCTTCGTCGGCGGCGTGGAGTCCATGTCCCGCGTCCCCATGGGCTCCGACGGCGGCGCCCTGGCACTCGACCCGAACTCCAACTTCTACAACGACTTCGTCCCGCAGGGCATCTCCGCGGACGTCATCGCCTCCCTTGACGGCGTAACCCGCGAGCAGCTCGACACCTACGCCGCCCGCTCCCACGAGCGCGCCGCCAAGGCCTGGGAAGAGGGTCGCTTCGACCGCACCGTAGTCCCCGTGAAGGACCAGAACGGTGTGACCCTCCTGGACCGCGACGAGACCATCCGCCCCGGCACCACCGTGGAAGGCCTCTCCGGCCTCAAGCCGGCCTTCGCCGCCATCGGCCGCGACGGCGGCTTCGACGCCGTGGCGCAGACCAAGTACCCGCAGCTCGAGCGCATCAACCACGTGCACCACGCCGGTAACTCCTCCGGCATCGTCGACGGCGCCGCCCTGCTGGCCATCGGCTCCGAAAAGGCCGGCAAGGACTTCGGCCTCACCCCGCGCGCCCGCGTTGTCTCCGTGGCAACCTCCGGCGTGGAGCCCACCATCATGCTCACCGCCCCAGCACCCGCCTCCCGCGCGGCCCTCGCCAAGGCCGGCCTCAAGCCCGAAGACATCGACATCTGGGAAATCAACGAAGCCTTCTCCTCCGTTGTCCTGCGCGCCCAGCGCGAGCTCAACATCCCCGACGAGAAGCTCAACGTCTCCGGTGGCGCCATCGCCATGGGCCACCCGCTCGGCGCCACCGGCGCCATCATCACCGGCACCGCCGTGGACGAACTGCACCGCACCGGCGGCCGCTACGCCCTGATCACCCTCTGTGTTGCAGCAGGCATGGGTGTCGCAACCATCATCGAGCGCATCTAA
- a CDS encoding class I SAM-dependent methyltransferase produces the protein MARAVPGTAPSALRYFAEHATLRRSFGLLNDFKYEQTQPDIFYGHLAEDTVGLIRDVYRGVVGGDGGEDLSGAGGSGLGGADGTEGSNAEPSLLAGKKILDVGGGPGYFGVAFDREQADYYTCEPDVGEMAAAGITLQSSVRGSGLDLPFLDDSFDITYSSNVAEHVPDPWRMADEMLRVTRPGGVVIYSYTVWLGPFGGHETGLWQHYVGGEFAAQRYEKVHGKRPKNRWGESLFDVSAADGLAYARRADADLLASFPRYHPWWAWWMVNIPIVREFAVSNLVLVLRKR, from the coding sequence ATCGCTCGCGCAGTTCCGGGCACCGCTCCTAGTGCCCTGCGGTACTTCGCGGAGCACGCGACGCTGCGCCGCTCCTTCGGGCTGCTGAACGACTTCAAGTACGAGCAGACGCAGCCCGACATCTTCTACGGCCACTTGGCCGAGGACACGGTGGGGCTCATCCGGGATGTGTACCGCGGCGTTGTGGGCGGGGATGGTGGTGAGGACCTCAGCGGGGCTGGAGGTTCTGGCCTAGGCGGGGCCGATGGTACTGAGGGTTCCAATGCAGAGCCGAGCCTGCTGGCGGGGAAGAAGATTCTCGACGTCGGAGGCGGCCCCGGGTATTTCGGCGTGGCCTTCGACCGCGAACAGGCGGACTACTACACCTGCGAACCGGACGTGGGCGAGATGGCAGCGGCGGGGATCACGCTGCAGTCCTCTGTGCGGGGATCTGGCCTGGACCTGCCGTTTCTGGATGACTCCTTCGACATCACCTACTCCTCCAACGTGGCCGAGCACGTACCCGATCCGTGGCGGATGGCCGACGAAATGCTGCGCGTCACCCGCCCCGGGGGCGTGGTGATCTACAGCTATACGGTGTGGCTGGGCCCGTTCGGCGGTCACGAAACCGGCCTGTGGCAGCACTACGTTGGCGGTGAATTCGCAGCTCAGAGGTATGAGAAGGTCCATGGGAAGCGCCCGAAGAACCGCTGGGGCGAGAGTTTGTTTGACGTCTCCGCAGCTGACGGCCTGGCCTACGCCCGCCGCGCCGACGCCGACCTTCTCGCATCCTTCCCCCGCTACCACCCGTGGTGGGCGTGGTGGATGGTGAATATTCCCATCGTGCGGGAATTCGCTGTCTCGAACTTGGTCTTGGTTCTGCGCAAGCGCTAG